In Diorhabda carinulata isolate Delta chromosome 6, icDioCari1.1, whole genome shotgun sequence, a single genomic region encodes these proteins:
- the LOC130894945 gene encoding ankyrin repeat and zinc finger domain-containing protein 1-like: MGTINVFTEKFKNIIMAPLTTVQLETNDKDLKLDSSISSEWSPSNDKKSCSYCRVEFPDSKVQREHYKLDWHRYNLKQSLLIKPPISEDDFNIKIEKDDVSSISGSDSEKEDTLDTFANAQGIIFLKNDKGAVVSLYKSLVMNKKEIVTDEEIGNRLRNYCQNKWTILMIGGGHFAGAVFQDNEVIIHKTFHYYTVRAGQGGSQSSRDSKSSGTQPKSAGASLRRNNEQAFIQHVRTLLDSWKEHLEDSLVIYRASGGYNQSILFGGNNSILNKKDMRSIPFPTRRPTFKEVKRVHQLLTTVSVYDSVDKAVKSFAKEVSPERESKRNKIRSSCINRAKSRENVERPLPTEHLSSESEIEDDTKELLSTADLEISFDDLKEFDDSLTAEQRKKTKKKKSRKSKNKKLKELEECRKKNLIELICNGDLEQLQHIYEEQLKLMAEERNIEEFINQIVDNESNTLLHIAAQKEQKDIMDFLLKHNANPCLKNKEQLTAYTCTQSKEIREFLRQFARENPEKHNYNKAQIPINALTNEEVAEKRKAMRKVKREKEKEKKKENEIKRKEDEEKKRFLTLSDREKRALAAERRIISQSGKVTKRCFLCGSDIAGKVPFEYMQNLFCTIDCLKAHRMQNPLVLS; this comes from the exons ATGGGGACTATTAATGTGTTTACAGAAAAGTTTAAGAATATAATAATGGCTCCTCTCACAACAGTGCAATTAGAAACCAACGATAAGGATTTGAAATTAG ATTCTTCCATATCTAGTGAATGGTCACCTTCTAATGATAAAAAGTCGTGTTCCTATTGTCGAGTAGAATTTCCAGATAGCAAAGTACAAAGAGAACATTATAAATTAGATTGGCATCgttataatttgaaacaatcACTTTTAATCAAACCACCAATATCTGAAGacgattttaatattaaaattgaaaaag ATGATGTGTCTAGTATATCAGGATCTGATTCCGAAAAAGAAGATACACTTGATACTTTCGCTAATGCCCaaggaataatatttttaaaaaacgacAAAGGAGCTGTGGTTTCATTGTACAAATCACTCGTTATGAATAAGAAg GAAATAGTTACAGATGAAGAAATTGGAAATCGTCTGAGAAATTACTGTCAAAATAAATGGACTATATTGATGATAGGTGGTGGTCATTTCGCAGGGGCTGTTTTCCAAGACAACGAAGTTATTATCCATAAAACGTTCCATTATTATACAGTTAGAGCTGGCCAAGGAGGTTCGCAAAGTTCCAGAGATTCAAAATCTAGTGGAACACAACCGAAAAGCGCAGGGGCGTCTCTTAGAAGAAACAACGAACAAGCTTTCATTCAG caTGTTAGAACTCTTCTTGATTCTTGGAAGGAACATTTAGAAGATAGTCTAGTGATATATCGTGCTAGTGGAGGTTACAACCAATCAATTCTTTTCGGAGGAAATAAttcgatattaaataaaaaagatatgagAAGTATTCCTTTTCCCACAAGGAGACCTACTTTTAAAGAAGTAAAAAGGGTTCATCAGTTGCTCACTACTGTTTCTGTATACG attcAGTGGATAAAGCTGTAAAATCATTCGCGAAGGAAGTTTCACCTGAGAGGGAATCAAAGCGCAATAAAATTCGATCGTCTTGTATAAATAGAGCGAAATCTCGAGAAAACGTCGAAAGACCACTTCCGACTGAACATCTTTCTAGTGAAAGCGAAATCGAAGATGACACAAAAGAACTTTTATCCACTGCAGATttagaaatatcttttgatGATTTAAAAGAGTTTGATGATAGTTTAACGGCCGAACAGAGAAAAAagaccaaaaagaaaaaatctaggaaaagtaaaaataaaaaattgaaagaattggaGGAGTGtagaaaaaagaatttgataGAATTGATATGTAATGGAGATTTAGAACAGTTACAACATATATATGAAGAACAATTAAAACTAATGGCAGAAGAAAGAAATATCGaagaatttataaatcaaattgtaGATAATGAATCAAATACTCTGTTACATATAGCAGCTCAAAAAGAACAAAAGGATATTatggattttttattaaaacacaatGCCAATCCTTGTTTGAAAAATAAGGAGCAACTTACGGCTTATACTTGTACACAAAGCAAGGAAATTAGAGAATTTTTAAGGCAATTCGCCAGAGAAAATCCAGAAAAACATAATTACAATAAG GCTCAAATACCTATTAACGCTCTAACAAATGAGGAAGTTGCCGAAAAGAGAAAAGCAATGAGAAAAGTTAAAagggaaaaagaaaaagagaagaagaaagaaaacgagattaaaagaaaagaagacGAAGAAAAGAAGAGGTTTTTAACTTTAAGCGATAGAGAAAAG AGGGCGCTAGCTGCTGAGAGGAGAATAATTAGTCAGTCGGGAAAAGTAACGAAACGTTGCTTTTTATGCGGTTCCGATATAGCTGGAAAAGTACCGTTCGAGTACatgcaaaatttattttgtactaTAGATTGTCTCAAAGCTCACAGAATGCAAAATCCCCTCGTGCTATcataa
- the LOC130894947 gene encoding ADP-ribosylation factor-like protein 6-interacting protein 6 yields the protein MLRERLSARSSTSPYYSVRKDNIKEDVPIWTEWKIAAYGLFFSVLIFTVKLFIIYRSTLEQIFLEEKLISYQIWSEDGQEMFAASWKHVARYSNIWLPILGGVLSSYFTWIMVYLDSAVPGVQPPSPLSPKKYKEQSGHTFHLNYVFAIVVGFLVSGYMYFRGVSIVY from the exons ATGTTGCGTGAACGATTAAGTGCTCGGTCTTCAACATCTCCATATTATTCTGTGCGAAAAGATAATATTAAGGAAGATGTACCAATTTGGACTGAATGGAAAATTGCAGCTTATGGACTGTTTTTCTCAGTACTCATATTTACagtaaaactttttataatctACA GAAGCACacttgaacaaatatttttagaagaaaaactaATATCTTATCAAATATGGTCGGAAGACGGACAGGAAATGTTTGCAGCGAGCTGGAAACATGTTGCTAGGTATAGTAATATTTGGTTACCAATTCTGGGTGGAGTTTTAAGTTCATATTTTACTTGGATAATGGTATATCTTGATTCGGCTGTTCCAGGAGTACAACCACCTAGTCCTTTGTCTCCCAAAAAATACAA agaACAATCGGGTCATACTTTTCACTTGAATTATGTATTTGCGATTGTCGTAGGATTTCTTGTAAGTGGCTACATGTATTTTAGAGGAGTCTCTATTgtttactaa